In Elaeis guineensis isolate ETL-2024a chromosome 1, EG11, whole genome shotgun sequence, a genomic segment contains:
- the LOC105039056 gene encoding phosphoenolpyruvate phosphatase isoform X2: MPAKRATILAKSMELQSLLFISLSLILLCSVDHVICGRTSTFIRSEWPSTDIPLDNEVFAIPKGYNAPQQVHITQGDYDGKAVIISWVTVSEPGTSEVLYGKEEHKYEHSAQGKTTNYTFYNYKSGYIHHCLVDGLEYDTKYYYKIGKGDAAREFWFQTPPTIDPDAPYIFGIIGDLGQTFNSLSTLEHYMQTGGQAVLFVGDLSYADRYEFNDGIRWDSWGRFVERSAAYQPWIWTAGNHEIEYRPDLGETFNFKAYKHRYATPYVASKSSSPLWYAVRRASVHIIVLSSYSPFVKYAPQWFWLLEELKRVDREKTPWLIVLMHTPLYNSNEAHYMEGESMRAAFESLFVHYKVDIVFSGHVHAYERSYRISNINYNITSGSRYPMPDKSAPVYITVGDGGNQEGLAVRFSEPQPDYSAFREASYGHSTLELKNRTHALYRWNRNDDGKPVPTDHVVFHNQYWASNTRRRRLKKHRRSQASYIATY; this comes from the exons ATGCCT GCTAAACGTGCTACCATATTGGCAAAGTCTATGGAGCTTCAAAGCTTGCTGTTCATCTCCTTATCTCTTATTCTTTTATGTTCTGTGGACCATGTCATTTGTGGCCGCACAAGTACTTTCATCCGGTCTGAATGGCCATCTACGGACATCCCTCTAGACAATGAGGTGTTTGCAATTCCAAAGGGATACAATGCCCCACAACAG GTCCATATTACTCAAGGTGACTATGATGGAAAAGCTGTTATAATTTCATGGGTGACGGTCTCTGAACCTGGGACCAGTGAAGTGTTATATGGTAAAGAGGAGCATAAATATGAACATAGCGCTCAAGGGAAAACTACAAATTATACATTTTACAATTATAAATCTGGATACATACATCACTGCCTTGTTGATGGACTTGAG TATGACACCAAGTATTACTACAAGATTGGAAAAGGGGATGCAGCTCGTGAATTTTGGTTCCAAACACCTCCAACGATTGATCCAGATGCTCCCTACATTTTTGGCATCATAG GTGATTTGGGTCAAACATTTAATTCTCTTTCTACCCTTGAGCACTACATGCAAACTGGAGGACAGGCTGTATTATTTGTTGGAGATCTGTCTTATGCTGACAGATATGAATTTAATGATGGCATTCGCTGGGATTCATGGGGCCGGTTTGTTGAACGTAGTGCTGCTTATCAGCCATGGATTTGGACTGCTGGAAATCATGAAATAGAGTACAGACCTGACTTG GGTGAAACCTTCAATTTCAAAGCTTACAAGCATAGGTATGCAACCCCTTATGTTGCTTCCAAAAGCAGCTCTCCCCTTTGGTATGCAGTCAGGCGCGCATCTGTTCATATCATCGTGCTTTCAAGTTATTCTCCATTTG TTAAATACGCTCCTCAATGGTTCTGGCTGCTGGAGGAGCTGAAGCGAGTGGACCGGGAGAAGACACCCTGGCTTATTGTTCTCATGCATACCCCATTGTACAACAGCAATGAAGCACATTACATGGAAGGTGAAAGTATGCGGGCTGCTTTTGAAAGTTTGTTTGTGCATTATAAAGTCGATATTGTCTTTTCTGGGCACGTCCATGCCTATGAGAGATCG TATAGGATCTCCAATATAAACTACAATATAACGTCTGGTAGTCGTTATCCGATGCCCGACAAATCAGCTCCTGTTTACATAACTGTTGGCGATGGAGGAAATCAGGAAGGTCTTGCTGTAAG GTTCTCCGAGCCACAACCAGACTACTCTGCATTTAGGGAGGCCAGTTATGGTCATTCGACATTGGAATTGAAGAACAGAACCCATGCATTATACCGCTGGAACAGAAATGATGATGGGAAGCCTGTGCCTACTGACCATGTTGTATTTCACAATCAGTACTG GGCAAGCAACACAAGGAGGAGGAGATTGAAAAAACATCGCCGATCCCAAGCCAGTTACATTGCCACGTACTAA
- the LOC105039056 gene encoding phosphoenolpyruvate phosphatase isoform X3 — translation MELQSLLFISLSLILLCSVDHVICGRTSTFIRSEWPSTDIPLDNEVFAIPKGYNAPQQVHITQGDYDGKAVIISWVTVSEPGTSEVLYGKEEHKYEHSAQGKTTNYTFYNYKSGYIHHCLVDGLEYDTKYYYKIGKGDAAREFWFQTPPTIDPDAPYIFGIIGDLGQTFNSLSTLEHYMQTGGQAVLFVGDLSYADRYEFNDGIRWDSWGRFVERSAAYQPWIWTAGNHEIEYRPDLGETFNFKAYKHRYATPYVASKSSSPLWYAVRRASVHIIVLSSYSPFVKYAPQWFWLLEELKRVDREKTPWLIVLMHTPLYNSNEAHYMEGESMRAAFESLFVHYKVDIVFSGHVHAYERSYRISNINYNITSGSRYPMPDKSAPVYITVGDGGNQEGLAVRFSEPQPDYSAFREASYGHSTLELKNRTHALYRWNRNDDGKPVPTDHVVFHNQYWASNTRRRRLKKHRRSQASYIATY, via the exons ATGGAGCTTCAAAGCTTGCTGTTCATCTCCTTATCTCTTATTCTTTTATGTTCTGTGGACCATGTCATTTGTGGCCGCACAAGTACTTTCATCCGGTCTGAATGGCCATCTACGGACATCCCTCTAGACAATGAGGTGTTTGCAATTCCAAAGGGATACAATGCCCCACAACAG GTCCATATTACTCAAGGTGACTATGATGGAAAAGCTGTTATAATTTCATGGGTGACGGTCTCTGAACCTGGGACCAGTGAAGTGTTATATGGTAAAGAGGAGCATAAATATGAACATAGCGCTCAAGGGAAAACTACAAATTATACATTTTACAATTATAAATCTGGATACATACATCACTGCCTTGTTGATGGACTTGAG TATGACACCAAGTATTACTACAAGATTGGAAAAGGGGATGCAGCTCGTGAATTTTGGTTCCAAACACCTCCAACGATTGATCCAGATGCTCCCTACATTTTTGGCATCATAG GTGATTTGGGTCAAACATTTAATTCTCTTTCTACCCTTGAGCACTACATGCAAACTGGAGGACAGGCTGTATTATTTGTTGGAGATCTGTCTTATGCTGACAGATATGAATTTAATGATGGCATTCGCTGGGATTCATGGGGCCGGTTTGTTGAACGTAGTGCTGCTTATCAGCCATGGATTTGGACTGCTGGAAATCATGAAATAGAGTACAGACCTGACTTG GGTGAAACCTTCAATTTCAAAGCTTACAAGCATAGGTATGCAACCCCTTATGTTGCTTCCAAAAGCAGCTCTCCCCTTTGGTATGCAGTCAGGCGCGCATCTGTTCATATCATCGTGCTTTCAAGTTATTCTCCATTTG TTAAATACGCTCCTCAATGGTTCTGGCTGCTGGAGGAGCTGAAGCGAGTGGACCGGGAGAAGACACCCTGGCTTATTGTTCTCATGCATACCCCATTGTACAACAGCAATGAAGCACATTACATGGAAGGTGAAAGTATGCGGGCTGCTTTTGAAAGTTTGTTTGTGCATTATAAAGTCGATATTGTCTTTTCTGGGCACGTCCATGCCTATGAGAGATCG TATAGGATCTCCAATATAAACTACAATATAACGTCTGGTAGTCGTTATCCGATGCCCGACAAATCAGCTCCTGTTTACATAACTGTTGGCGATGGAGGAAATCAGGAAGGTCTTGCTGTAAG GTTCTCCGAGCCACAACCAGACTACTCTGCATTTAGGGAGGCCAGTTATGGTCATTCGACATTGGAATTGAAGAACAGAACCCATGCATTATACCGCTGGAACAGAAATGATGATGGGAAGCCTGTGCCTACTGACCATGTTGTATTTCACAATCAGTACTG GGCAAGCAACACAAGGAGGAGGAGATTGAAAAAACATCGCCGATCCCAAGCCAGTTACATTGCCACGTACTAA
- the LOC105039056 gene encoding phosphoenolpyruvate phosphatase isoform X1 yields the protein MIWLYQAKRATILAKSMELQSLLFISLSLILLCSVDHVICGRTSTFIRSEWPSTDIPLDNEVFAIPKGYNAPQQVHITQGDYDGKAVIISWVTVSEPGTSEVLYGKEEHKYEHSAQGKTTNYTFYNYKSGYIHHCLVDGLEYDTKYYYKIGKGDAAREFWFQTPPTIDPDAPYIFGIIGDLGQTFNSLSTLEHYMQTGGQAVLFVGDLSYADRYEFNDGIRWDSWGRFVERSAAYQPWIWTAGNHEIEYRPDLGETFNFKAYKHRYATPYVASKSSSPLWYAVRRASVHIIVLSSYSPFVKYAPQWFWLLEELKRVDREKTPWLIVLMHTPLYNSNEAHYMEGESMRAAFESLFVHYKVDIVFSGHVHAYERSYRISNINYNITSGSRYPMPDKSAPVYITVGDGGNQEGLAVRFSEPQPDYSAFREASYGHSTLELKNRTHALYRWNRNDDGKPVPTDHVVFHNQYWASNTRRRRLKKHRRSQASYIATY from the exons ATGATCTGGCTATATCAGGCTAAACGTGCTACCATATTGGCAAAGTCTATGGAGCTTCAAAGCTTGCTGTTCATCTCCTTATCTCTTATTCTTTTATGTTCTGTGGACCATGTCATTTGTGGCCGCACAAGTACTTTCATCCGGTCTGAATGGCCATCTACGGACATCCCTCTAGACAATGAGGTGTTTGCAATTCCAAAGGGATACAATGCCCCACAACAG GTCCATATTACTCAAGGTGACTATGATGGAAAAGCTGTTATAATTTCATGGGTGACGGTCTCTGAACCTGGGACCAGTGAAGTGTTATATGGTAAAGAGGAGCATAAATATGAACATAGCGCTCAAGGGAAAACTACAAATTATACATTTTACAATTATAAATCTGGATACATACATCACTGCCTTGTTGATGGACTTGAG TATGACACCAAGTATTACTACAAGATTGGAAAAGGGGATGCAGCTCGTGAATTTTGGTTCCAAACACCTCCAACGATTGATCCAGATGCTCCCTACATTTTTGGCATCATAG GTGATTTGGGTCAAACATTTAATTCTCTTTCTACCCTTGAGCACTACATGCAAACTGGAGGACAGGCTGTATTATTTGTTGGAGATCTGTCTTATGCTGACAGATATGAATTTAATGATGGCATTCGCTGGGATTCATGGGGCCGGTTTGTTGAACGTAGTGCTGCTTATCAGCCATGGATTTGGACTGCTGGAAATCATGAAATAGAGTACAGACCTGACTTG GGTGAAACCTTCAATTTCAAAGCTTACAAGCATAGGTATGCAACCCCTTATGTTGCTTCCAAAAGCAGCTCTCCCCTTTGGTATGCAGTCAGGCGCGCATCTGTTCATATCATCGTGCTTTCAAGTTATTCTCCATTTG TTAAATACGCTCCTCAATGGTTCTGGCTGCTGGAGGAGCTGAAGCGAGTGGACCGGGAGAAGACACCCTGGCTTATTGTTCTCATGCATACCCCATTGTACAACAGCAATGAAGCACATTACATGGAAGGTGAAAGTATGCGGGCTGCTTTTGAAAGTTTGTTTGTGCATTATAAAGTCGATATTGTCTTTTCTGGGCACGTCCATGCCTATGAGAGATCG TATAGGATCTCCAATATAAACTACAATATAACGTCTGGTAGTCGTTATCCGATGCCCGACAAATCAGCTCCTGTTTACATAACTGTTGGCGATGGAGGAAATCAGGAAGGTCTTGCTGTAAG GTTCTCCGAGCCACAACCAGACTACTCTGCATTTAGGGAGGCCAGTTATGGTCATTCGACATTGGAATTGAAGAACAGAACCCATGCATTATACCGCTGGAACAGAAATGATGATGGGAAGCCTGTGCCTACTGACCATGTTGTATTTCACAATCAGTACTG GGCAAGCAACACAAGGAGGAGGAGATTGAAAAAACATCGCCGATCCCAAGCCAGTTACATTGCCACGTACTAA